One genomic segment of Amycolatopsis sp. Hca4 includes these proteins:
- a CDS encoding PLP-dependent aminotransferase family protein — MDDYRVVADAIAADIEAGRLRPGDRLPPQRRFARQRGIAGSTAARVYGELVRRGLAVGEVGRGTFVRAAKPPPEPALAEPGGARVDLELNFAVLPEESARLARALEPLLREDVLTAALHPIGAAGTPVAREAAATLLARGDWRPDPAAVLFTGNGRQALAASIAAFVPVGERLAVESLTYPVVKALAARLGVELVPIETDESGLVPAALAAAGPVRALYVQPTLHNPLGTTMPPQRRAELAEVVARLDLPVIEDGIYTFLRDDVRPFAAYAPDRTVFVDSLSKRVAPGLTAGFLVPPPAWTARLASSVRSGAWGASRFAVEAATQWIVTGTLAGIEAAKRRDAAARAAVVAERLPGLRGDPASYHRWWELPEQWRAETFVAAAARRGIALSPAAAFAVLPGHAPNAVRIAVSAPPVPTLASALDVLAGLAAGSPDDLLAD; from the coding sequence ATGGACGACTACCGCGTCGTCGCGGACGCCATCGCCGCCGACATCGAGGCCGGCCGCCTCCGGCCCGGCGACCGGCTCCCGCCGCAGCGCCGGTTCGCGCGGCAGCGCGGCATCGCCGGGTCCACCGCGGCCCGCGTCTACGGCGAGCTCGTCCGCCGCGGCCTGGCCGTCGGCGAGGTCGGCCGGGGCACGTTCGTCCGCGCGGCGAAGCCCCCGCCCGAACCGGCGCTCGCCGAGCCCGGCGGCGCCCGCGTCGACCTCGAGCTCAACTTCGCCGTCCTGCCGGAAGAGTCGGCGCGGCTGGCCCGCGCGCTGGAACCGCTGCTGCGCGAAGACGTCCTGACCGCCGCCCTGCACCCGATCGGCGCCGCCGGGACGCCGGTGGCCCGCGAGGCGGCGGCCACCCTGCTGGCCCGCGGCGACTGGCGCCCGGACCCGGCGGCCGTGCTGTTCACCGGCAACGGCAGGCAGGCACTGGCGGCCTCGATCGCCGCGTTCGTGCCGGTGGGGGAGCGGCTCGCGGTGGAGTCGCTGACGTACCCAGTGGTCAAGGCCCTCGCGGCGCGCCTCGGGGTGGAGCTCGTGCCGATCGAGACCGACGAGTCCGGGCTGGTGCCGGCGGCGCTCGCCGCGGCAGGCCCGGTGCGCGCGCTCTACGTCCAGCCGACGCTGCACAACCCGCTCGGCACGACGATGCCGCCGCAGCGCCGCGCCGAGCTCGCCGAAGTCGTGGCCCGCCTGGACCTCCCGGTGATCGAGGACGGCATCTACACGTTCCTGCGCGACGACGTCCGCCCCTTCGCCGCCTACGCCCCGGATCGGACGGTGTTCGTCGACAGCCTGTCCAAGCGGGTCGCGCCGGGCCTGACGGCGGGGTTCCTGGTGCCGCCCCCGGCGTGGACGGCGCGGCTGGCGTCGTCGGTGCGGTCGGGGGCCTGGGGCGCGTCCCGGTTCGCCGTCGAAGCGGCGACGCAGTGGATCGTCACCGGCACCCTGGCCGGGATCGAGGCGGCGAAACGCCGTGACGCGGCCGCGCGCGCGGCCGTGGTGGCCGAGCGGCTGCCGGGCCTGCGCGGCGACCCGGCGTCCTACCACCGCTGGTGGGAACTGCCGGAGCAGTGGCGGGCGGAGACGTTCGTGGCGGCGGCGGCCCGCCGCGGCATCGCGCTGTCCCCGGCGGCGGCGTTCGCGGTGCTGCCGGGCCACGCCCCGAACGCGGTGCGGATTGCGGTGTCCGCGCCACCGGTGCCGACGTTGGCTTCGGCGCTGGACGTCCTGGCCGGGCTGGCGGCAGGCAGCCCGGACGACCTGCTCGCCGACTGA
- a CDS encoding NAD(P)/FAD-dependent oxidoreductase, translating into MHVTIIGAGLGGLTLARVLHVHGIPAAVYEAEPSPMARMQGGMLDIHDYNGQLAVEAAGLTEEFRGLVLEGRQAMRILERDGTVLLDKADDGTGGRPEVQRGELRRMLLDSLPAGTVHWGHKVTGVRAVGDGRHEVAFADGTTVTTGLLVGADGAWSRVRPLLTPAKPEYTGESFVEVYLFDADTRHPAAAKAVGGGSMMAPARHRGIFAHREAGDTLHTYVSLTRPLAWFDAVDFTDPAAAAARVAAEFDGWAPELTALITDGDTAPVLRPHYTLPLGHRWERVPGVTLLGDAAHLMPANGEGANLAMLDGAELGLALAAHPDDVEAALAEFEGTMFPRAAKVAAESLELNELLSGEDGEDTARILMDAFEAFTGAVRQS; encoded by the coding sequence ATGCACGTCACGATCATCGGCGCCGGCCTCGGCGGCCTCACCCTCGCCCGCGTCCTGCACGTCCACGGCATTCCCGCGGCGGTCTACGAAGCCGAGCCGTCGCCGATGGCCCGGATGCAGGGCGGGATGCTCGACATCCACGACTACAACGGCCAGCTCGCCGTCGAAGCGGCCGGGCTGACCGAGGAGTTCCGCGGCCTGGTCCTGGAGGGCAGGCAGGCGATGCGGATCCTCGAGCGGGACGGGACCGTGCTGCTGGACAAGGCCGACGACGGCACCGGCGGGCGGCCCGAGGTCCAGCGCGGCGAACTGCGGCGGATGCTGCTGGACTCACTGCCGGCCGGCACTGTCCACTGGGGACACAAGGTGACCGGGGTCCGCGCCGTCGGCGACGGCCGCCACGAGGTGGCCTTCGCCGACGGCACGACGGTGACCACCGGCCTGCTCGTCGGGGCCGACGGCGCGTGGTCGCGGGTCCGGCCGCTGCTGACGCCGGCGAAACCCGAGTACACCGGCGAATCCTTCGTCGAGGTCTACCTGTTCGACGCCGACACCCGCCACCCCGCCGCGGCGAAGGCGGTCGGCGGCGGTTCGATGATGGCGCCGGCCCGGCACCGGGGGATCTTCGCCCACCGCGAGGCCGGGGACACGCTGCACACCTACGTCTCGCTCACCCGGCCGTTGGCGTGGTTCGACGCCGTCGACTTCACCGACCCGGCCGCGGCCGCCGCCCGGGTCGCCGCGGAGTTCGACGGGTGGGCGCCGGAGCTGACCGCGCTGATCACCGACGGCGACACCGCCCCGGTCCTGCGGCCGCACTACACGCTGCCGCTCGGGCACCGGTGGGAGCGGGTACCGGGGGTGACGCTCCTCGGCGACGCGGCCCACCTGATGCCGGCCAACGGCGAGGGCGCCAACCTGGCCATGCTCGACGGCGCCGAACTCGGCCTCGCGCTCGCCGCCCACCCGGACGACGTCGAAGCCGCGCTGGCGGAGTTCGAAGGGACGATGTTCCCGCGCGCCGCCAAGGTGGCCGCGGAAAGCCTCGAGTTGAACGAGCTCCTCTCCGGCGAAGACGGCGAGGACACCGCCCGGATCCTGATGGACGCGTTCGAAGCGTTCACGGGCGCCGTGCGGCAGTCCTAG